From the genome of Miscanthus floridulus cultivar M001 chromosome 10, ASM1932011v1, whole genome shotgun sequence, one region includes:
- the LOC136486896 gene encoding adagio-like protein 3: MPLFCGSSRAYKIQAQKYLPALAESPFFFLPHQTTGARRGERKGGVGGDRPRMFDGAVAVKRMRLWEEEEEEDGMEVDAEAELGWPQWGAPPAAGLGEPRAAAIVVADAAEVDFPVIYVNAAFEAATGYRAHEVLGRNCRFLQFRDPRAQRRHPLVDPMVVSEIRRCLNEGIEFQGELLNFRKDGAPLYNRLRLIPMHGDDGYVTHVIGIQLFSEANIDLSSVSYPVYKQQSNNRLSIQDLNSASHEHAPKIQSSDHCGILQLSDEVLAHNILSRLSPRDVASIGSVCTRMHELTKNDYLRKMVCQNAWGRDVTVRLEMSTKMVGWGRLARELTTLEAASWRKFTVGGRVEPSRCNFSACAVGNRLVLFGGEGVNMQPMDDTFVLNLEAARPEWRRVKVSASPPGRWGHTLSWLNGSWLVVFGGCGQQGLLNDVFVLDLDAQQPTWREVASEGPPLPRSWHSSCTLDGSKLVVSGGCTESGVLLSDTFLLDLTKEKPAWREIPTSWSPPSRLGHTMSVYGTTKLFMFGGLAKSGSLRLRSSDAYSMDVSEDSPQWRQLATTGFPNVGPPPRLDHVAVSLPCGRIIIFGGSIAGLHSPAQLFLIDPAEEKPTWRILNVPGQPPKFAWGHSTCVVGGTRVLVLGGHTGEEWILNELHELCLASRPDEDD, translated from the exons ATGCCCCTTTTCTGCGGCTCGTCCCGCGCCTATAAAATCCAAGCGCAGAAATATCTCCCCGCCCTGGCAGAATCTCCCTTTTTTTTCCTCCCGCACCAAACCACGGGCGCACGCCGAGGAGAGAGAAAGGGGGGTGTGGGCGGCGACCGGCCTCGCATGTTTGACGGCGCCGTGGCGGTGAAGCGGATGAGGctgtgggaggaggaggaggaggaggacgggatGGAggtggacgcggaggcggagctgGGGTGGCCGCAGTGGGGGGCGCCGCCGGCGGCGGGGCTCGGGGAGCCCAGGGCGGCGGCGATCGTCGTGGCGGACGCGGCGGAGGTCGACTTCCCCGTCATCTACGTCAACGCCGCCTTCGAGGCCGCCACGGGGTACCGCGCGCACGAGGTGCTCGGGCGCAACTG CCGATTCCTACAATTTCGGGATCCACGTGCCCAAAGGCGACATCCCCTTGTTGATCCCATGGTTGTTTCAGAGATTCGGCGATGCCTCAATGAGGGGATTGAATTCCAAGGCGAGCTGCTGAATTTCCGGAAGGATGGTGCTCCACTTTACAATAGATTAAGGCTCATTCCTATGCATGGGGATGATGGCTATGTGACACATGTTATTGGAATCCAGCTATTCTCTGAGGCAAACATCGATCTCAGCAGCGTATCATATCCGGTGTATAAGCAACAGTCCAACAACAGGCTCAGCATTCAAGATCTGAACTCAGCTTCCCATGAGCATGCTCCAAAAATCCAGAGTTCAGACCACTGTGGTATACTTCAATTGTCAGACGAAGTTCTTGCACACAACATTCTATCTCGCCTGTCACCAAGAGATGTTGCATCCATTGGATCAGTCTGTACCAGAATGCATGAACTAACCAAGAATGATTACCTGAGGAAGATGGTCTGCCAGAACGCATGGGGAAGGGATGTCACTGTCAGGCTTGAGATGAGCACCAAGATGGTAGGATGGGGTCGTCTTGCAAGAGAGTTAACAACTCTTGAGGCAGCCTCATGGAGGAAGTTCACAGTTGGAGGGCGCGTTGAGCCTTCCCGATGCAACTTCAGTGCCTGCGCTGTTGGTAACCGTCTTGTCCTTTTCGGAGGGGAGGGTGTCAACATGCAGCCTATGGATGATACATTTGTGCTTAACTTGGAGGCTGCAAGGCCAGAATGGCGCCGCGTCAAGGTTTCTGCCTCTCCACCTGGCCGGTGGGGGCACACTCTATCATGGCTGAATGGGTCATGGCTGGTAGTATTTGGAGGCTGCGGACAGCAAGGTTTGCTCAACGATGTCTTTGTCCTTGACCTTGATGCTCAGCAGCCAACATGGAGGGAGGTTGCAAGCGAGGGTCCTCCACTGCCACGGTCTTGGCACAGCTCATGCACCCTGGATGGTTCGAAGCTCGTCGTATCAGGTGGCTGCACCGAGTCTGGTGTTCTTCTCAGCGACACCTTCCTCCTTGACCTCACAAAGGAGAAACCTGCATGGAGGGAGATTCCTACATCCTGGTCACCTCCATCCCGCCTCGGCCACACCATGTCTGTCTATGGTACAACTAAACTGTTCATGTTTGGTGGACTGGCAAAGAGCGGCTCGCTCCGACTGCGCTCCAGCGACGCCTACTCAATGGATGTTAGCGAAGATAGTCCGCAGTGGAGACAGTTGGCGACGACTGGATTCCCAAATGTCGGCCCGCCACCAAGGCTCGATCACGTCGCAGTGAGCCTGCCCTGTGGACGGATCATCATATTTGGGGGCTCGATTGCGGGACTCCACTCCCCTGCGCAGCTGTTCCTGATCGATCCCGCAGAGGAGAAGCCGACATGGAGGATCCTGAATGTACCCGGCCAGCCACCGAAGTTCGCCTGGGGGCACAGCACCTGCGTGGTTGGCGGCACCAGGGTCCTGGTTCTCGGAGGCCACACAGGGGAGGAATGGATACTGAACGAGCTACATGAGCTCTGCCTAGCAAGCAGGCCCGACGAGGACGACTGA
- the LOC136486895 gene encoding 14-3-3-like protein GF14-D encodes MSPSEPTREESVYMAKLAEQAERYEEMVEFMERVARSAGGAGGGEELSVEERNLLSVAYKNVIGARRASWRIISSIEQKEEGRGNEAHAASIRAYRSKIEAELARICDGILALLDSHLVPSAGTAESKVFYLKMKGDYHRYLAEFKSGAERKDAAESTMNAYKAAQDIALADLAPTHPIRLGLALNFSVFYYEILNSPDRACNLAKQAFDEAISELDSLGEESYKDSTLIMQLLRDNLTLWTSDTNEDGGDEIKEAAAPKESAEGQ; translated from the exons ATGTCGCCGTCGGAGCCGACGCGAGAGGAGAGCGTGTACATGGCCAAGCTGGCGGAGCAGGCGGAGCGGTACGAGGAGATGGTCGAGTTCATGGAGCGCGTGGCGCGCTCCGCGGGCGGCGCAGGGGGCGGTGAGGAGCTCTCCGTGGAGGAGCGCAACCTGCTGTCCGTCGCCTACAAGAACGTCATCGGCGCCCGCAGGGCCTCGTGGCGGATCATCTCCTCCATCGAGCAGAAGGAGGAGGGCCGCGGGAACGAGGCGCACGCCGCCTCCATCCGCGCCTACCGCTCCAAGATCGAGGCCGAGCTCGCCCGCATCTGCGACGGCATCCTCGCGCTGCTCGACTCCCACCTCGTCCCATCCGCCGGCACCGCCGAGTCCAAGGTCTTCTACCTCAAGATGAAGGGCGACTACCACAG GTACCTTGCTGAGTTCAAGTCAGGTGCAGAGAGGAAGGATGCTGCGGAGAGCACCATGAATGCTTACAAAGCTGCTCAG GATATTGCTCTTGCTGATCTGGCTCCAACCCACCCCATCAGGCTTGGGCTGGCACTCAACTTCTCAGTGTTTTACTATGAGATCCTGAACTCCCCTGATCGAGCTTGCAACCTTGCAAAACAG GCTTTTGATGAGGCAATCTCTGAGCTAGACAGCCTGGGAGAGGAGTCCTACAAGGACAGCACTCTGATCATGCAGCTCCTGCGTGACAACTTGACCCTATGGACTTCCGACACCAAC GAGGATGGTGGCGATGAGATCAAGGAAGCTGCTGCCCCAAAAGAATCCGCAGAGGGTCAGTAA